The Rhodoferax ferrireducens T118 DNA segment CTTCGACCAGCGGCAGCAGATCCCGCTGTACACCCTGGCGCGATACCTCGGCTCCATTGCCTTCAGCGCGCGAGGTGACCTTGTCAATCTCGTCAATGAAGACAATGCCGTTTTGCTCCAGCATGTGCAGCGCCTGCATCCTGATCTCTTCTTCGTTGACCAGTTTGGCCGCCTCTTCTTCAACGAGCAACTTCAGGGCCTCAGGGATTTTGAGCTTGCGCGTCTGGCGCTTTTGCTGTCCCATCTGGCCAAACATCCCACGCAACTGCTCGGTCATCTCTTCCATGCCTGGGGGGCCCATGATCTCCAGTTGCGGCGCAGACTGCGCCAGGTCAATTTCAATTTCCTGGTCTGCCAACTGGCCCTCGCGCAATTTCTTGCGAAAGGTCTGGCGCGCAATACTCTCGGGCTCCATGTTTTGTACCACGCCAAAATCACCCCGCGGGGGCGGAATCAGGACGTCGAGCACCCGATCTTCGGCCGCGTCTTCCGCGCGTGAGCGCACTTTTTTCATCTCGGCAACACGCGTCTGCTTGACGGCGATGTCGGCCAGATCGCGGATGATGGCATCAACATCCTTGCCAACGTAGCCGACCTCGGTGAACTTGGTCGCCTCGACCTTGATGAAAGGCGCATCGGCGAGCCGTGCCAGGCGCCGCGCGATTTCGGTTTTGCCAACGCCGGTCGGGCCAATCATCAAAATGTTCTTGGGTGTAATTTCTGCACGCAGGCCGGGCTCGACCTGCTGGCGCCGCCAGCGATTGCGCAGTGCAATGGCCACCGCCCGCTTGGCCTGTTGCTGACCAACAATGTG contains these protein-coding regions:
- the hslU gene encoding ATP-dependent protease ATPase subunit HslU, whose protein sequence is MTPQEIVFELDKHIVGQQQAKRAVAIALRNRWRRQQVEPGLRAEITPKNILMIGPTGVGKTEIARRLARLADAPFIKVEATKFTEVGYVGKDVDAIIRDLADIAVKQTRVAEMKKVRSRAEDAAEDRVLDVLIPPPRGDFGVVQNMEPESIARQTFRKKLREGQLADQEIEIDLAQSAPQLEIMGPPGMEEMTEQLRGMFGQMGQQKRQTRKLKIPEALKLLVEEEAAKLVNEEEIRMQALHMLEQNGIVFIDEIDKVTSRAEGNGAEVSRQGVQRDLLPLVEGTTVSTKYGMVKTDHILFIASGAFHLSKPSDLIPELQGRFPIRVELQSLSVQDFVAILTQTAASLVKQYQALLATENVHIEFLDEGITRLAHIAFDVNERTENIGARRLSTVMERLLDEVSFDAANLGGQTIHVDAAYVQARLGELSQDEDLSRYIL